One Microlunatus soli genomic window carries:
- a CDS encoding AfsR/SARP family transcriptional regulator yields the protein MRFDVLGPFRIRRDGVELSLHGRVQRLLLAILLVHPNRPVPADVLIETVWPDDRSGRGQAKLQLAVHRLRARLDKPGRLTLEPAGYRLQLSAGDCDITEFDRLADRLLRPELSQAQIADTARTALDLWRGAAFEDFDELATLPEAARCAERRRWVFDLWCEAELGRGRGTALIPELRLRCTEEPLHERYAVLLIRALHSCGRPADALAVYRRTRSALLEELGVEPGSELQQEQATVLAGQRDDVEDRPEPAPAVRPAQLPPAVELTGRTRELSAVGDADGPALRLITGMGGVGKTSIALAWAHRHADAYPDGQLFVDLRGFSDDPPVDPGEALESCLRTVGVPSERVPAGLQDRSNLLRSLLSSRRVLIVLDNAGSADQVRPLLPGSGPATVIVTSRHALPGLVARDGAVVTAVRPLTRSASVQLLGDLIGNRAGGDTDAVHALAELCGDLPLALRVAAQQAVDRIDQTIAQLVAELGDQHDRLDLLDAGDGPATDVRAILSWSYRSLPEQAAELFAQLGLLPGADADVPALAALSGTSRSVVRRRLDVLVRAHLIDRSVRGRYRQHDLLRAYAAELAEGIDEAPRSAARARLLHFYAHAAATAVAMVRPDDDYNRPVPARSPADPMIFDQPAAAERWLEQEQGNVLAAAHDADPAEAESVLVIAAAYGWRLIGRGLVGDGLRLHTRELELARLVGNRYLEMRALSGIGSCRFSQGDFDGAEAAFEAIRGLHEQHGITDSLGGVHGYLGIVALTRGNLARAEALFCESIRRYRASDRALPIAIATAQHYRGVIGLRAGEPRVAERHFLAARSLCEQHDLAYCRLDVLTGLAETALVDGDPVGADELARQVVAEARARHAISSAVRALVIQGRARTALGDHADGRRLFREATRMVRRTGTVEDTMLVLDGSARAMADGPGALRLFADAIDYAAEHGFDGFQAGLRAELAEILAGSGEPTQAVAQLTRAARIYARVDDPRATTVVAIRDRLAG from the coding sequence TTGAGGTTCGATGTTCTCGGACCGTTCCGGATCCGTCGGGACGGTGTCGAGCTCAGCCTGCACGGACGCGTCCAGCGGCTGCTGCTGGCCATCCTTCTGGTGCACCCAAACCGACCGGTTCCGGCCGACGTCCTGATCGAGACCGTGTGGCCGGATGATCGATCGGGTCGTGGGCAGGCCAAGCTCCAGCTCGCCGTCCACCGGCTGCGCGCCCGACTCGACAAACCCGGCCGGCTGACGTTGGAACCGGCCGGCTATCGACTGCAGCTCTCGGCCGGCGACTGCGACATCACCGAGTTCGACCGGCTGGCCGATCGTCTGCTCCGCCCGGAGTTGTCCCAGGCTCAGATCGCCGACACGGCGCGGACGGCATTGGATCTCTGGCGTGGCGCGGCCTTCGAGGACTTCGATGAGCTGGCGACACTGCCGGAGGCGGCGCGCTGCGCGGAGCGTCGACGATGGGTGTTCGACCTCTGGTGTGAGGCCGAGCTCGGCCGTGGCCGCGGGACGGCACTGATCCCCGAATTGCGGCTGCGGTGCACCGAGGAACCGCTGCACGAGCGGTATGCGGTGCTGCTGATCCGCGCGCTGCACTCCTGCGGGCGTCCGGCCGATGCGCTGGCGGTCTACCGGCGGACCCGGTCCGCACTGTTGGAGGAGCTCGGCGTCGAACCGGGTAGCGAGCTGCAGCAGGAGCAGGCGACGGTGCTCGCCGGACAGCGCGATGACGTCGAGGACCGACCGGAGCCGGCACCGGCCGTCCGTCCGGCGCAGCTGCCACCCGCCGTCGAGCTCACCGGACGTACTCGTGAACTGTCCGCGGTCGGCGACGCTGACGGCCCGGCGCTGCGGCTGATCACCGGAATGGGCGGCGTCGGCAAGACCTCGATCGCGTTGGCCTGGGCACACCGACACGCCGACGCCTACCCCGACGGTCAGCTGTTCGTCGACCTCCGCGGCTTCAGCGACGATCCGCCGGTCGACCCGGGTGAGGCACTGGAGAGTTGCCTGCGGACGGTCGGGGTGCCGTCGGAACGGGTGCCGGCCGGACTGCAGGACCGGAGCAATCTGCTCCGCAGTCTGCTGTCCTCCCGGCGGGTGCTGATCGTGTTGGACAACGCAGGATCGGCCGACCAGGTCCGGCCACTGCTTCCCGGGAGCGGTCCGGCGACGGTGATCGTGACCAGCCGGCACGCGTTACCGGGGCTGGTCGCTCGGGACGGTGCCGTCGTGACAGCCGTACGGCCGCTGACCCGCTCGGCATCGGTGCAGCTGCTCGGCGACCTGATCGGAAACCGGGCCGGCGGCGACACCGACGCGGTCCATGCGTTGGCCGAGCTGTGCGGGGATCTGCCGCTGGCACTGCGGGTGGCGGCCCAACAGGCCGTCGACCGGATCGACCAGACCATCGCCCAGTTGGTCGCCGAACTCGGCGATCAGCACGACCGGCTCGATCTTCTGGATGCCGGTGACGGACCGGCGACCGATGTCCGCGCGATCCTCTCCTGGTCCTACCGGTCGCTGCCCGAGCAGGCCGCCGAACTGTTCGCGCAGTTGGGACTGCTACCCGGTGCCGACGCCGACGTGCCGGCGCTGGCGGCCCTGAGCGGCACCTCCCGGTCGGTGGTGCGCCGCCGGCTCGACGTCCTGGTCCGGGCCCACCTGATCGACCGGTCGGTGAGAGGTCGCTACCGCCAGCACGATCTGCTGCGTGCCTACGCGGCCGAGCTTGCCGAAGGCATCGACGAGGCTCCGCGGTCCGCGGCCCGGGCCCGGCTGCTGCACTTCTACGCCCATGCCGCAGCGACGGCGGTGGCGATGGTCCGACCGGACGACGACTACAACCGTCCGGTACCGGCGCGGAGTCCTGCCGATCCGATGATCTTCGACCAGCCAGCAGCCGCCGAACGCTGGCTGGAACAGGAGCAGGGCAACGTGCTCGCGGCGGCGCACGACGCCGACCCGGCGGAGGCCGAGAGCGTGCTGGTGATCGCCGCCGCGTACGGCTGGCGACTGATCGGTCGCGGACTCGTCGGCGACGGGTTGCGGCTGCACACCCGCGAGCTCGAGCTGGCGCGGCTGGTCGGGAACCGGTACCTGGAGATGCGTGCGTTGTCCGGGATCGGCAGCTGCCGGTTCAGCCAGGGAGACTTCGACGGCGCCGAAGCGGCGTTCGAGGCGATCCGCGGGCTGCACGAGCAGCACGGGATCACCGACTCGCTCGGCGGCGTTCACGGTTATCTGGGGATCGTGGCGCTGACGCGCGGAAACCTGGCCCGAGCCGAGGCGTTGTTCTGCGAATCGATCCGGCGCTACCGGGCGTCGGACCGGGCGCTGCCGATCGCGATCGCGACGGCTCAGCACTATCGCGGCGTGATCGGACTCCGCGCCGGAGAGCCACGAGTAGCTGAACGGCACTTCCTGGCCGCGCGGTCGCTCTGCGAACAGCACGATCTGGCCTACTGCCGTCTCGATGTGCTGACCGGTCTGGCCGAAACGGCATTGGTCGACGGCGATCCGGTCGGCGCCGATGAACTGGCCCGGCAGGTCGTCGCCGAGGCACGGGCGCGGCACGCGATCAGCAGCGCTGTCCGAGCCCTGGTCATCCAGGGGCGGGCCCGGACGGCACTCGGTGATCACGCCGACGGCCGTCGACTGTTCCGGGAGGCCACCCGGATGGTCCGTCGGACCGGCACGGTGGAGGACACGATGCTGGTGTTGGACGGCTCCGCGCGAGCGATGGCCGACGGGCCAGGCGCGCTGAGGCTTTTCGCCGACGCGATCGACTACGCCGCGGAACACGGGTTCGACGGATTCCAGGCCGGTCTGCGCGCCGAACTTGCCGAGATCCTGGCCGGCAGCGGCGAACCGACGCAGGCCGTCGCCCAACTCACCCGAGCAGCACGGATCTACGCCCGGGTCGACGACCCCCGGGCAACGACCGTCGTCGCGATCCGCGACCGACTCGCCGGGTGA
- a CDS encoding alpha-ketoacid dehydrogenase subunit beta translates to MSRITIGKALNAGLRRALEADPKVVLAGEDIGKLGGVFRVTEGLQKDFGEARVIDSPLAESGIIGTAVGMAMRGYRPVCEMQFDGFTMPAFDQIVNQVAKMHNRSRGRIRMPMVIRIPFGGGIGAVEHHSESPESYFCHTAGLKVVSVSNANDAYWMIQQAVASDDPVIFFEPKRRYHERGEVDEAGRPQPLHSATIVKPGSDLTLLAYGPMVKVCVDAATAAEDEDRNLEVIDLRSLSPLDMSVIIESAQRTGRVVAVHEAATSGGLGAEIAARVTERCFYSLEAPVLRVGGFDMPYPASRLEDEYLPDLDRVLDAVDRSLAY, encoded by the coding sequence ATGAGTCGGATCACCATCGGCAAGGCGTTGAACGCCGGCCTACGGCGCGCGTTGGAAGCCGATCCCAAGGTCGTCCTGGCCGGTGAGGACATCGGCAAGCTCGGCGGCGTCTTCCGGGTCACCGAGGGCCTGCAGAAGGATTTCGGCGAGGCCCGGGTGATCGACTCGCCGCTGGCCGAGTCCGGCATCATCGGGACCGCCGTCGGGATGGCGATGCGCGGCTACCGGCCGGTCTGCGAGATGCAGTTCGACGGCTTCACGATGCCGGCGTTCGATCAGATCGTCAATCAGGTCGCCAAGATGCACAACCGGTCCCGGGGGCGGATCAGGATGCCGATGGTGATCAGGATCCCGTTCGGCGGCGGCATCGGCGCGGTCGAGCATCACAGCGAATCGCCGGAGTCCTACTTCTGCCACACCGCCGGTCTGAAGGTGGTGTCGGTGTCGAACGCCAACGACGCCTACTGGATGATCCAGCAGGCCGTGGCGTCGGACGATCCGGTGATCTTCTTCGAGCCAAAACGGCGGTACCACGAACGGGGCGAGGTCGACGAGGCGGGCCGGCCCCAGCCACTGCACAGTGCAACGATCGTCAAGCCAGGCAGCGATCTGACGTTGTTGGCGTACGGTCCGATGGTCAAGGTCTGTGTCGACGCAGCGACCGCCGCCGAGGACGAGGATCGCAACCTGGAAGTCATCGACCTGCGTTCGCTGTCCCCGCTGGACATGTCGGTGATCATCGAGTCGGCGCAGCGTACCGGCCGGGTCGTCGCGGTCCACGAGGCGGCGACCAGTGGTGGTCTCGGCGCCGAGATCGCGGCGCGCGTGACCGAGCGTTGTTTCTACTCCCTGGAAGCTCCGGTGCTCCGGGTCGGAGGCTTCGACATGCCGTACCCCGCCAGCCGGTTGGAGGACGAATACCTTCCCGATCTTGATCGGGTGCTGGACGCCGTCGACCGTTCGTTGGCCTACTGA
- a CDS encoding class I SAM-dependent methyltransferase → MTVSSTNHVPAEPTPTRRDGTRYLWDDEPDLGAEHLELLELVLDPYSIGQLERLDLPERARCLEIGAGNGSIARWLAQRPDPAVGSVLATDLDTAYLSPMAGVSVLQHDITDGVPGGPYDLIHARMVLTHLPDRDAVLSRLVDALAPGGWLLLGDSAAPPTLAARPDPADEEAFQRFARMAYEMVAPAAGQALTWAGGTHTLMQDAGLSDIHADRFSFLTRGGDLGCRLHLNLSRQGATHLRKAGLSEEDLDRYQRLLMKPSFRSWFYQLVYTRGRKPQARPSDPVRPRGG, encoded by the coding sequence ATGACTGTCTCGTCGACGAATCATGTCCCGGCCGAGCCGACCCCGACGCGTCGTGACGGGACGCGCTATCTGTGGGACGACGAGCCCGACCTCGGCGCCGAGCATCTGGAGTTGCTCGAGCTGGTGCTCGACCCGTACTCGATCGGGCAGCTGGAACGGCTGGACCTGCCCGAACGCGCCCGCTGTCTGGAGATCGGGGCCGGCAACGGGTCGATCGCCCGCTGGCTGGCGCAGCGTCCGGACCCGGCCGTCGGATCGGTGCTGGCGACCGATCTGGACACCGCCTACCTGAGCCCGATGGCCGGCGTCAGTGTGCTCCAGCACGACATCACCGACGGCGTCCCGGGCGGCCCGTACGACCTGATCCATGCCCGGATGGTGCTCACCCACCTACCCGATCGCGACGCGGTGCTGTCCCGGTTGGTCGATGCACTCGCGCCCGGCGGCTGGCTGCTGCTGGGCGATTCAGCCGCTCCGCCCACTCTTGCCGCCCGGCCGGATCCCGCGGACGAGGAGGCGTTCCAGCGGTTCGCCCGGATGGCGTACGAGATGGTGGCACCTGCCGCCGGACAGGCACTGACCTGGGCGGGTGGCACCCACACGCTGATGCAGGACGCGGGACTGTCCGACATCCACGCCGACCGCTTCAGCTTCCTCACCCGGGGCGGCGACCTCGGCTGTCGGCTGCACCTCAACCTGAGTCGTCAGGGCGCGACCCATCTGCGGAAGGCGGGTCTGTCGGAGGAGGACCTGGACCGCTACCAGAGGCTGTTGATGAAGCCGAGCTTCCGCAGCTGGTTCTACCAACTCGTCTACACCCGTGGTCGCAAACCGCAAGCCCGTCCGTCCGACCCGGTCAGGCCGCGCGGCGGCTGA
- a CDS encoding serine protein kinase RIO codes for MHRHDLPDEQLPRQAHPDPFDFTFIPTVDLDDDQRWSRYDEIGVLTGPEPVPDWVITASGAIETELGILKTGKEADVFLLERATDDAATVLAAKRYREAEHRQFHRDAGYSDARKTRNTRDRRAMAKHTAHGRSVQAGQWAGAEFGTLCELWEAGLPVPYPIQLDGTEILMELITDRDGEVAPRLAQTRPDHDQLRNYWDQLHQAMAVLAGRQQAHGDLSPFNILAAGDRLVIIDVPQVVDIVGNSNGMDFLARDCRNVCNWFATRGLPVDAEEVLAELISYAW; via the coding sequence TTGCACCGTCACGATCTGCCCGACGAGCAGTTGCCTCGTCAGGCCCATCCCGACCCCTTTGATTTCACCTTCATCCCGACCGTCGACCTCGACGACGATCAACGCTGGTCCCGCTACGACGAGATCGGTGTCCTGACCGGTCCGGAGCCTGTCCCCGACTGGGTGATCACCGCGTCCGGCGCGATCGAGACCGAGCTGGGCATCCTGAAGACGGGCAAGGAGGCCGATGTCTTCCTGCTCGAACGTGCCACCGACGATGCTGCGACCGTGCTGGCCGCCAAACGTTATCGGGAAGCCGAGCATCGTCAGTTCCATCGTGACGCCGGCTACAGCGACGCCCGCAAGACCCGGAACACCCGCGACCGCCGAGCGATGGCCAAACACACCGCGCACGGCCGTTCGGTGCAGGCCGGGCAGTGGGCGGGCGCGGAGTTCGGCACCCTGTGCGAGCTCTGGGAGGCCGGCCTCCCGGTCCCCTACCCGATCCAGCTGGACGGCACCGAGATCCTGATGGAGTTGATCACCGACCGTGACGGCGAGGTCGCGCCACGGTTGGCCCAGACCCGGCCGGATCATGATCAACTCCGCAACTACTGGGACCAGCTGCACCAGGCGATGGCGGTGCTGGCCGGTCGTCAGCAGGCACACGGCGACCTGTCCCCGTTCAACATCCTGGCCGCCGGCGACCGGCTGGTGATCATCGACGTGCCGCAGGTGGTGGACATCGTCGGCAACTCCAACGGGATGGACTTCCTGGCCCGGGACTGCCGCAACGTCTGCAATTGGTTCGCGACCCGCGGGCTGCCGGTCGATGCCGAGGAGGTGTTGGCGGAGCTGATCTCCTACGCCTGGTGA
- the pdhA gene encoding pyruvate dehydrogenase (acetyl-transferring) E1 component subunit alpha — MSEESGSAAEVDFIQLLTPEGMRVSNDEYEFAGTDEQIAGFYRDMVLTRRVDTEATALQRQGELGLWASCLGQEAAQVGSGRAIGGQDHVFPSYREHGVALAMGVDPVDVLRLFRGVDLGGWDTEKTRFNLYTVVIGAQTLHATGYAMGMERDGNVGTGDPDRDAAVIAYLGDGATSQGDVSEAFVFSSSYNAPVVFFCQNNQWAISEPIERQSRIPLYRRSSGFGIPGVRVDGNDVLAVHAVTTKAMERARSGNGPTFIEAYTYRMGAHTTSDDPTKYRLDDEVQHWQLKDPIARVRAYLTRNGAVGETFFDEVEAEANDLAADVRGRCLAMPDPELLDAFDDVYAEQTPYLAEQKADYSSYLDSFIGGAR, encoded by the coding sequence ATGAGCGAGGAGAGTGGGTCGGCCGCGGAGGTCGACTTCATTCAGTTGCTGACGCCGGAGGGTATGCGCGTCAGCAATGACGAGTACGAGTTCGCCGGCACCGACGAGCAGATCGCCGGCTTCTACCGCGACATGGTGCTGACCCGCCGGGTGGATACCGAAGCCACCGCCCTGCAACGGCAGGGTGAGCTGGGGCTGTGGGCGTCCTGTCTGGGTCAGGAGGCCGCGCAGGTCGGGTCCGGCCGGGCGATCGGCGGCCAGGACCACGTCTTCCCCAGCTATCGCGAGCACGGTGTCGCCCTGGCCATGGGCGTCGACCCGGTCGATGTGCTGCGGCTGTTCCGGGGCGTCGACCTGGGCGGTTGGGACACCGAGAAGACCCGGTTCAACCTCTACACCGTGGTGATCGGTGCCCAGACACTGCACGCCACCGGCTACGCGATGGGGATGGAGCGTGACGGCAACGTCGGCACCGGCGACCCGGATCGCGACGCCGCCGTGATCGCCTATCTCGGAGACGGTGCCACCAGCCAGGGCGACGTCAGCGAGGCGTTCGTCTTCTCCAGTTCCTACAACGCCCCGGTGGTGTTCTTCTGCCAGAACAACCAGTGGGCGATCTCCGAGCCGATCGAGCGACAGTCCCGGATTCCCTTGTACAGAAGGTCGTCCGGCTTCGGCATCCCCGGCGTCCGGGTGGACGGCAACGATGTGCTTGCCGTGCACGCCGTCACCACCAAGGCGATGGAACGGGCCCGGTCCGGCAACGGTCCGACCTTCATCGAGGCCTACACCTACCGGATGGGTGCACACACCACGTCGGACGATCCGACCAAATACCGGTTGGACGACGAGGTCCAGCATTGGCAGTTGAAGGATCCGATCGCCCGGGTCCGTGCCTATCTGACCCGCAACGGTGCGGTCGGCGAGACCTTTTTCGACGAGGTCGAGGCCGAGGCAAATGATCTTGCTGCCGACGTCCGGGGTCGCTGCTTGGCGATGCCGGATCCGGAGTTGCTGGATGCCTTCGACGACGTCTACGCCGAGCAGACCCCTTACCTGGCTGAACAGAAGGCCGACTATTCCAGCTATCTCGACAGCTTCATCGGGGGTGCACGATGA